A window of Microcystis aeruginosa FD4 contains these coding sequences:
- the rplK gene encoding 50S ribosomal protein L11 has protein sequence MAKKVVAIIKLALPAGKANPAPPVGPALGQHGVNIMAFCKDYNAKTADQAGMIIPVEISVFEDRSFTFILKTPPASVLIRKAAGVERGSNEPNKKFVATITRDQLREIAQTKLPDLNANDIEAAMNIVAGTAKNMGVKISD, from the coding sequence ATGGCTAAAAAAGTCGTCGCAATTATTAAACTAGCTTTACCTGCTGGTAAGGCTAACCCGGCTCCTCCGGTGGGTCCTGCATTGGGTCAACACGGGGTGAATATCATGGCGTTCTGTAAAGATTACAACGCTAAAACCGCCGATCAGGCCGGGATGATCATCCCTGTGGAAATCTCCGTTTTTGAGGATCGTAGTTTTACCTTTATTCTCAAAACTCCCCCCGCTTCCGTTCTCATCCGTAAAGCGGCCGGTGTGGAAAGAGGTTCCAACGAACCCAACAAGAAATTTGTCGCCACTATTACCCGCGACCAATTACGGGAAATCGCCCAGACTAAACTGCCCGATCTTAACGCTAACGACATCGAAGCGGCCATGAATATTGTGGCGGGAACGGCCAAAAATATGGGTGTCAAGATCTCAGACTAA